GGTTTGTGGAGGTTTttgaataaacatttttatggtattttctttttttttctcttgaggaGAAAATGCTTTGCAGATGGCTGGTATCACAGCACTAGCTAATGAAGCCATGGgtgtgttttccctttctttgtcAGGACCCATCATGTCCGACAAACCAGATTTTGCAGAAATTGAAACATTTGACAAGACCAAGCTGAAGAAGACAGaaaccagagagaaaaatccaCTGCCCACTAAAGAAAGTAAGTGCTTATGAGGCTATTTGAAGTACGAGTAGCAAGGACATAATCCATATTGCAGTTCATATGCAAAATGAATACTAATCACAGGATTACAGGCTCAAACTCATCCCTGACTTTAAGTGGGGATAATACTAAGACTCTATGCTGGGCTTCCAAGGATGTCAGTAATTATAACCAGCGGTGCATTTTGTCTGGAAAACCCTTTCTGATAGGATTGCTCTTGCTTCTGCTAAAAGCAAGACCAGTGTTCCCATTGGGTGCTGGTAACAGGATCAATCTGTTTGTAATTACCTTGTTACCAGCCCCCCTGGAGGCACAGGGGACCCTTTGCCCATCCCTGGCAGGCCAGGCAGtgtccccagagggtgctgggctcTGGATTTAATGTTATCAGGCAGatgagctgctgcctcccactGGTACCTGCTGtcagccctgggcaggagaCCTCCAGGCACCTTCTCTGGGAATAAGGCTGCAAGCAAACCCATCAGCATCCTCATCTAACAGGCAGTCTCCCTCAGAAAAACACCCCTGAGCTTTTCTCCTGCGGGGTCTTCTCCCATACACACTGTGCACAGGCAGCCAGATAAGGCTGGGATTCATGTTCAGCTTCAGATATGAAAAGAGCATTTGGAGCAGATTTTGTGAGCAGTTTCCTTCAGAAGAGAATTGCTAATCACCATGGATGTGTGTACTGATAGCCATGCACAAGCACAGTCTCAACATTACATACCTGATTTTTCCCCTGTTCTATTATCCTTGCCAATGCTAAAGCTGTAAATACAAGAGGAGCTTTGCACACCATGACCTGCTCCCATCTAGCTATGCAGATGTGGGAATGAGTTGTCATTTTCAGGATGATCAAAACAACCAATTACGGATTTCATTCTCTGGCTTTGTGTACGACCATAGAAATTGGTATCCTGCAGAACCATTATCATTGAATTGGTTTGGGTTAtaaaggactttaaagatcatcttgtttcaACCCCAcaccatgggcaaggacacctcccactagatcaggttactccaagccctCCAAACTGGCCtagaacatttccagggatgggacagccacagcttctctgggaaacctgtgccagggcctcaccaccctcacagggaagaatttctttctcacatctaatctaaccctgccctctgtcaatgtgaagccattccctgtttttcagtcactccaggcccttgtccaaagtccccCTTCAGCTCTTTTGTAGCTCCTTTAAGTGCTAGAAGGGATTCTAAAGTCTCCCCAgacccttcttttcttcaggctgtACACCCCCAAAACTCCCTCATTCTGTCTCTACAGGAAGGCAAAGTTTATTGTTCATAAGCAGTAAAGTTCACTGATGgtgtttttgtttcctgtttttctgcCAGCTATCgaacaggaaaagcaaagtgaaaGTACAGCCTGAGCATAAAATTGAAGATGTGACTGCTGCTTCTTCAGTGGGGTTTTGGCTTCTGAGTTGagttgttgttttattttgtcccTCCCACCCCAGATTTGTTGCCCATTTATTTTAGGAAGCATTTGTTCATTTAATATTCCCTGAAGaagtttgttttgtgtttgttgaAGAAGATATTATGTATTTGCATTCTTAAAATTATAATTCCAAGTTCTGTATCAACCCCATtacttagcaaaaaaaaaaaaaaaagcaatttgcatagaatttttttcctaaacctCACAATAAACAGGTTTCTTCTGACCAACTGTCTTTGAGCCTTGCAGAAATCGAGTTTACACTGCAACTCTTACTAACATCCTTCCCCCTTTGCATTTCCACAGCAGCTCAAGGGTTTGGGCAGCTTGGGAGGGGTTACCCCAGGCACTCACAGGTCCCTTGGCTGGAACACAGCCCCTCTCCATCACCTGTATCCTGCAGAATCCAAGAGCCCCAGATGGCACCAATCCACAGGAACCCCCCTGACTGCCTTCACAGCAGCCAGGAGACTTCACCCCCATCCCTTGTGTCACTCAAGGTGTTTCATGGGAACCCTGAGGGACAAACTGTGTGTGCCAGGAGCTTTGAAacccccagcctggcagcaggcaTGGGTAAGAGGGGAAGCCACTGGCCTGCTTCAGTCTTGTCCAGCAGTAGGTTAGAGGTTCCAGAGACAAGTACCCACTTACAAATTCCATGCCAAATTGATGGCTGGGCTGAGGACATATTCAAATTAACATTCCAGATAAAGAAAAGGGCTGCAGCACCCTCTCCACAGCTTTTTTATCTCTCTAACTTGCAAAGATCTTGTGATAATCTTGTGATAAGATCTTGCAAAGTCAACCTTGTGATAactgcagcacaaacacagccttTGGCCCATCTCATACCCAGCAATACAAGAATGAGGGAAGgtggaaggaagaaggaaaattaagtaTTGCATTAACTTTTAGGGATGAGAGGAAGATCTTTAGCAGCACAGGGGTATAAGACACAAACCTTCAAAGTAAGAAAGGACTCCCTACATCTTCATTTCTGGTGGAGCAATAACATCCTCACTGGTCTGCAGAGAACTTGGCAAAAATAGACTCTGGTACCAGCTCAGGGGACTCTCAATTACATGGTATCACATTATCTCTGGAATTAATTTGCAATCATATTAGAAAAACAAGTGCTTACTCTGGGCAGATAAACTGGTGTCCCTGGAGCTTTAGTTTGATCCTACTTGTGCTGTGAAGTGACAGTAGCTCTGTGTACTTCAGCAGGCTTAGCCTGGGCTTGTACCTGCAAAAGGTGAGGCAGAACACAGCCTACAGGCTTCAGGAAACAGAAGGGAATGGTTGGGGTGGTGTCCAGAAAGGTCTTGTTTGCTTAAGGGCTGTTTGACACTTGACATTGCATGTGAATAGTCAGAGCTGCAATTAAAAGTAGCAGTGGATCCACAAGactgtgacctttggtggcaACAGAAAGTAACCAGAGGTGACCAGGAGaccaaaggaaaacacagggCAAGAGGACAGAAGATTTCTGTCAGAGCTTTGTCAATGTGGTGGTGTCCAAAGGGATGAGACTGCTGTTTCAAACCACATTCATCAGTTCAACACTgatgatgttttcttttcatgaccaagattttttttcacattctcaTTTGAGGACCCCTTGGCACCTGACTCAAAGGAGTATTTGTTTTCAGGTCAGCTGGATTTattaatactgatttttatataaaagGTAAGGAATGCTAGAGATGGAGCAACAAAGATAACAGTACGCTTTTCTTTGTGACTCGTgccctcccctcagccctgcacaCTTCAGGGTCAAGGAGCCTCTgacattatttaaatatttgctttaatgATGGTTCCTTCATGGAGGAAGCATTTAGAGATAGCACTTAAAGCAACACCAGCTATGGAAATCCTACTGTTTAACCAGATTCATTCAACCTGCTCCTTTCCCCAGGATGGTTTTCAAGCTCTGTATTGCACTCAGCAGTAAGGCCACAGATGAGACTTTCTCCTTGGTTTTGTCCCATGTGATGATCTGCCAGTTCAGAGCATCTGCCAACTTGCTCAGCAAATACACTCTAAATCACAAAAAACTTCTTTGGCAACACTGAAACAGGGGCTGGTCTTTGTGTCCACAAGATCTCCCAAAATTCAAAGGCCTGGGCTGTGTCCTTAGCCTGCACTTTTTGggcagaagggaagggaggcCTGGCCAAAGCAAGAAAACAACAGAGATATTCTCTTGTACAAAGGATTAGCAGCACAGCTCACATTTGCCCAAGCACTTGGCttggggctgctcctggtgctgctgcagggctcagtTTCCCCCCATGAAGCCTGCTCCCAACTTAGCTGTTTGAATTTAAAGCCTGAAACAGTAAACCCAACATCTCAGTGCTTTTATCCACACATCTCACCCTGCTAAATAGGCTGAGAAGAGCTTTACTCACATTCCTGACCCCTGGATCTGACTACAAAGGCTACAAACACCTGCTCACCTGGAAAAACTCCTCAAGGTTAAAGGACCTGCCCCACCTGCCCCAGGTGGAGCATGGTTTTATGGCAGGGCTTGGGGAGTGCTCAAAGTTACTAACATGTAGCTGCAGTGTTCTGATTTGAGGGAcatccctctctgctgctgcatttcaacCCAGGAACTGGGTCGGGAGATTAAAGTTTATCAAGAGCAGGGACAGGTTTGGCTCCCTGTTACCTTAAGAGCATTAAAGCCCTTATCTGTGGGGCAAGCTGGGGACACCAACCAGGAAACTGCTCATTACTTCAGGTTGAGAGAGAGAATTTTCATCCTTCCAGGCATTACACAAGGAAATATTTGTTGCTGCCATTGAGAAGGAGCTACGAGCAGAGCCAAGCTAAGctaaaccaaagcaaacaccTTACCCACACCTAGGAAACACCTTCTGGGTGTTAACCTGACCTTCACTCCCTGGAAGAGCATCTTCAGCTCCAAggctccccagcagccaccaccCAGGAGCTGAGGCCCTTTCCCAGCCTCTATGGTGATGGGTAGCTGAGCTGGAGACAAGTTCATCAATAAATAGAACCAGCCCCAGGTGGGaaacttaaatatttctgccaATTAGCAGCAGCCCCTTGCTGTTATGTAAAGGTACATAAACGAGGTGTTACCTTGCAACTCCTCCAAAGGAAAAACGCCTTCCATGCTAATGCAgttatg
This is a stretch of genomic DNA from Vidua chalybeata isolate OUT-0048 chromosome 15, bVidCha1 merged haplotype, whole genome shotgun sequence. It encodes these proteins:
- the LOC128795601 gene encoding thymosin beta-12-like isoform X2, with protein sequence MSDKPDFAEIETFDKTKLKKTETREKNPLPTKETIEQEKQSESTA